A genomic region of Pelodiscus sinensis isolate JC-2024 chromosome 1, ASM4963464v1, whole genome shotgun sequence contains the following coding sequences:
- the LOC102445452 gene encoding olfactory receptor 52E2-like has translation MSISNTTDFTNPSAFILLGIPGLEKAHVWISIPFCAMYAIALLGNSAILFIVKKEPSLHEPMYYFLCMLAVTDLVLSTSIVPKALSIFWFNSRQIDFSACLTQLYFIHCFSVVESGIFVAMAFDRYVAICHPLRHSTVLTNLVVAKIGLAVMLRSGVLVLPCVLLAQQWPYCKTNVIPHSYCEHMAVVNLACADTRASSYYGLSVVILVTTMDMFLIAVSYTQILRAILSLPTKDARLKTFGTCGSHIAVILIFYIPALFSFITHRFRQNVPLHFHILMANVNLLVPPMLNPVIYGVRTKQIRDRLLRLHTHGDT, from the coding sequence ATGTCAATCTCCAACACCaccgacttcaccaacccctccgccttcatcctgctgggcattccgGGCCTGGAAAAAGCCcacgtctggatctccatccccttctgcgccATGTATGCCATAGCCCTCTTGGGGAACTCTGCCATCCTGTTCATCGTGAAGAAGGAGCCGAGCCttcatgagcccatgtactatttcctctgcatgctggctgtcaccgACCTGGTCCTCTCCACATCTATTGTGCCCAAAGCCCtcagcatcttctggttcaattccaggcagatcgatttcagtgcctgcctcacccagctgtACTTCATTCACTGTTTCTCAGTGGTGGAGTCTGGGATTTTCGTGGCCATGGCATTTgatcgctatgtggccatctgccatccacTGAGACATTCCACTGTCCTGACAAACCTCGTTGTAGCCAAGATCGGCCTGGCCGTGATGCTGCGCAGTGGTGTGCTTGTACTGCCCTGTGTCCTCCTGGCAcagcagtggccatattgcaaaACCAACGTCATCCCCCATTCGTACTGTGAGCACATGGCCGTGGTGAACCTGGCCTGTGCCGACACCCGGGCAAGTTCTTACTATGGCCTCTCTGTGGTAATCTTGGTGACTACTATGGACATGTTTTTAATTGCTGTGTCCTATAcacagatcctcagggccatcctCAGCCTCCCCActaaggacgcccggctcaagacctTTGGGACCTGCGGCTCCCACATCGCTGTCATTTTAATCTTTTACATCCCAGCTCTCTTCTCCTTCATCACGCACCGCTTTCGGCAGAATGTGCCCCTTCATTTCCACATTCTCATGGCCAACGTcaacctcctggtgccccccatgctTAACCCCgtcatctatggggtgaggaccaaacagatccgggacaggctcCTCCGGCTCCATACTCATGGAGACACCTGA